The Paenibacillus dendritiformis region CCATCGCTTCGGCCTGATCATGCGTGACATAGATCGTCGTGATTCCGAGCTCCAGCTGCAGTCTTTTTATTTCGATTCTCGTTTCTTCTCTCAGCTTCGCATCCAGATTCGATAACGGCTCATCAAGAAGCAGGATTTGCGGCTCGATTACAAGCGCGCGGGCCAGCGCTACCCGCTGCTGCTGGCCGCCAGACAATTGATCGATGCGGCGGCTGCCGTACCCCTCCAAGTGAACTTGCTTCTGCGCGCGTTCGACGCGCTGCACGATGTCGGACTTCGCGACCTTTCTCACTTGCAGGCCGAATGCGATATTTTCAAACACCGTCATATGCGGAAACAACGCATAGTTCTGAAACACCATGCCCGTATTTCGTTTGTTCGGGGGAAGTGTCGTCACATCGTTGCTGCCGAACAGGATGCGGCCCTCGCTCGGATAGTAGAAGCCCGCGATCATTCGCAGCGTCGTCGTCTTGCCGCAGCCGCTCGGCCCAAGAAAGGTGAAAAATTCCCCAGGGTGAATCCGGACATGAACGTCCGCGACTCCCTTTACGTTTCCGAATTGTTTGCTCACATGATCCAGGTTGACCTCTATCAAGTTGCTTGCCCCCTTGGTAATGTGCTCAGGCGGAGAAGCCCCCGCCCGATGCCTTAGTTGGACCCTTTGCCCTTGATGTTCTCGTCCCAATGCTGCATCCATTCCTTCTCCTTCTCCGCCATGACCGCCCAATCCAGCGGCAGCGGCTTCAACTCCAGTCCTTGCAGCCATGCCGGGAGCGTATCCTTGCTAATATCCGTACGCGTCGGAATCTGGTACAGCTTCTCCGCCAGCTCCACCCGCAGGTTGGAATCGAACAGGAATTCATAAAATTTCTTCGCTGCTTCCATGTTCTTGGCGCCCTTGACCACGCCGACCCCATCGACCAGAATCGGCGCGCCGCTGGCCGGATAGATGAAGTCGAACGGCTGCTTCTGCAATTCCTTCTGAATCATGATATCCTG contains the following coding sequences:
- a CDS encoding ABC transporter ATP-binding protein; its protein translation is MIEVNLDHVSKQFGNVKGVADVHVRIHPGEFFTFLGPSGCGKTTTLRMIAGFYYPSEGRILFGSNDVTTLPPNKRNTGMVFQNYALFPHMTVFENIAFGLQVRKVAKSDIVQRVERAQKQVHLEGYGSRRIDQLSGGQQQRVALARALVIEPQILLLDEPLSNLDAKLREETRIEIKRLQLELGITTIYVTHDQAEAMAMSDRIMVMQGGVVQQIGSPEEIYHRPVNRFVASFIGESNLWEGTVERIKDGEAVIRIAPDLVLTGLIANASPDCQLEAGKRVTMSIRPESIRESMPGEPADNVVHGSVIISEFTGVSVNYVSQAAGRQLKAMFVNQGHRVRGRGEAISLFIPKESIYFLE